The window CTCAATGCAGTTAATGCTTCCAATGCATCAAAAACATTCCGAGAATTATAGCGATGATTTCTTACCCAATCATTTTGCTCAATCGGCTGCAATGGTGAACCACTTTCCGAAAGTGAAAACCGAATACGAAACCCCAAAATCAATTCCGTATCACCAAGATGAGAAACAATTTCCGTGATTGACCATTTATTTTTCACAGGACGTTTTGTGAGTTGTTCTTTTGAAAATCCCTTCAAAAGTTTTTTCAATTTGCTCGGTGTTTCGGAGAGAACTTGAATTACATCTTTTCCAAGCGTGTTAGATAAAATGCGTTTCGTGTATTCGTTGGTTAAGTGTTCGACAGATTTGAGAGGTTTGATGTTGGACATTTTTTAGATGTTGGATATTAGGTGTTAA of the Ignavibacteria bacterium genome contains:
- a CDS encoding DinB family protein, whose translation is MSNIKPLKSVEHLTNEYTKRILSNTLGKDVIQVLSETPSKLKKLLKGFSKEQLTKRPVKNKWSITEIVSHLGDTELILGFRIRFSLSESGSPLQPIEQNDWVRNHRYNSRNVFDALEALTALRKFHVALYSSLSKNELERFGIHQERGKETVEFMIRLVAGHDLNHLSQIEILRKKLTRK